In Lolium rigidum isolate FL_2022 chromosome 7, APGP_CSIRO_Lrig_0.1, whole genome shotgun sequence, the DNA window CATTTTCACACAAGGGTTGTACAGTAGTAGATATTTTGGCGTGGGAGGGACGTGGCTGCTGTAACATCAACCGTATGGTCCATATATATGGTAATCAGTAGTTCAGTACGCGACCACCAGCTTATCTTTCGGCTTCACATGGAGAAAACCACGTACTGGTGTGGTGTGGtgaactttcaaaaaaaaaaaaaaaattcctttgctcgtCCATCGCGGTCCTTCAAGACTTGTCGCCTGCTCAGCTGCTCTCCTACTGTCCGGTCTCCTGGCCATATGTGCGCTAAGGTCCTGGTCGACCTTGCCGTCTTGATCAATCACTACTTCACTGGTCCCATTGACTCCAGATTTTTGCCATAATGCATTCCTTCCGTTATACATATTCACCCGCTGCAGAAAAATTATTCCAAATAACCATCCTGCATACATTCCCTTGACACAACAGCTGCACACCAAGGAGACGGCTTAATGGCTATGCGCTACATTCCCATCTTCATCCTCCTATTCTTGAGTTCATCCTGCAAATCTGATGATCAGCTCACACACACAAAGCCACTCACCCTCGGCGATACGCTCATCTCCAACGGCGGGGGCTTTGCTCTCGGCTTCTTCTCCCCGAGCAGCTCCAACACCAGCCTGTACCTTGGGATATGGTACCACAACATCCCTGGACCAATCACCATCGTGTGGGTTGCCAACCGAGACAACCCAATTCTCGCCCCTTCATCCCCGGTGCTCGCCATCACCAACAGTTCAGACCTGGTGTTGTCAGATTCCCAAGGTCGCACTCCTTGGGCGGTGAAGAAAAACAGCACGGGCGCTGGAGCTACTGCAGTGCTTCTCGACGAGGGGAACTTGGTCCTCCGACTTCCAAATGGTAAGATCACATGGCAGAGTTTTGATCACCCAACCGACACAGTACTTCCCAAGATGAGATTTTTGGTGAGCTACAAGGCAAAAGTCGCCATgcggcttgttgcttggaagggcCCAGATGACCCATCTTCTGGGGATTTCTCGTGCAGCGGCGACCCTAGCTCTCCAGACCTTCAGTTCGTCACATGGAACAAGACAGAGCCATATTGCCGCCTCACTGTCCGGAGCGGCAAGTCTGTGTCCGGTGGCACATATCTAACCAACACCAGCTCCGTCTTGTACCAAACGTCTGTCAACTCTGGAGACGAGTTCTACGTCACCTACACAATCTCTGACAACTCAACGCTCATGCGCTTGATGATTGACTACACTGGCAAGTTGAAGTACCTAAGTTGGAATAGACACACATCATCATGGGCAATCTTTGGAGAACACCCCTATGTTCCATGCGAACTCTATGCCTCGTGTGGCCCATTCAGTTATTGCGACTTCACTCAGATTACACCAGCTTGCCAATGCCTTGATGGATTTGAGCCTGACGACGGTGTTAATTTTTTCTCTAAAGGATGTTACAGACAGGAAGCGCTCAAATGCGGCAAGCAAAGTCATTTCGCTCCGTTATCTGGGATGAAGGTTCCTGATAACTTCTTCCACATAAGGAACAGAAGCTTAGATGAATGTGCAGCTGAGTGTAGTCGCAACTGCTCGTGCACGGCTTACGCTTACAGCGACTTGAGTAGCGCCGGTGCAATGGCTGACCCTTCAAGGTGCTTAGTTTGGTCAGGGGAGCTTATCGATGCTGGGAAGTCAACCTCTGGCGAGAATATGTACATCCGCCTGGCCAATTCTCCTGGTATTCCGCAACCGGTGCAATTTTTTTTCTCTGCAAGTCATTATAAATATTGTATCGCCAATTTTAGTGGAGCTTTACACGTGAATAAGACGTGTTCAAAAAATTTGCATTAAAATTTAAAGATGGGACGCATATGGACATGATTTATTATGCAAATACATAGATATCGTACTATGACTAACTATAGTTGACATGATTTATTATGCAAAATTTGCAACACTCATACTAGTAATCCTTATGACTAACTATATATCTATTCGACTATTTTGCGCAATACGTTAAATCTGTATAAACTTTGAATTTCTAGCCTCCCACAACATGTTATTACATCCAATTTACAAAAAAAACATGACATTATGGATATTAACAGTTTTGACAAAAGATATTTTGATGATCGTTTTGTACTGTAATATGTTTATCACACCCAGAAAATTTGTGATATACGGCAAAAAATATTTTCGAGACAAAGATATTCGAGTATCTAATCTCAATATTTCTAGGGTCTCTAGTTAGTCTTAGATGTTTTGTAAAAAAATGTGACACTACCAAAGATTCTTTTACCAACACAAAACATAGTCTttgccattattataatataaacaaTAGAACTTGCAGCCTAAATTTAATTTCAAATGCGTACAATTCCTTTTCAGGTTTTATGGATTAGCTTTTCATGGGCCATAGCCATTTTGTTCTCCCTTTTATTGCGTTAACAATAGACAAAAAAAATTAAGGGGTAGAATCATTAAAAAACACGGGCTCAATGGAATATCAAATACATTTCTTTTTATGATCAAATCATTGATTTACCACAAGCCTTAGTAGTTTAATTCCTTAACTTGCGGGTAGCCATATAAGCACTTAATTAATTTCAATGATCCATCATGGTACGTACACAAGTGAATTCTGAACTTCTGATTGGATCGTTTCAGCAGTTAACAAGAAACCTACTACAGAACAGATTCTACTCCCGATTATAGCCTTCTTGTTGCTATTGGCATGCATAGCCCTCGTCGGGATCTACAAATACAAAGGTAGATTAACCAAGGTGTCTTGACTTCCACATATTATTATATCAGTGTAAGAGTTAGATGAATATGGATGTCCTAACTAGCAGGCAaatggagaaagaagaaaaaccaGAAGAAACTGATGCTAGGATACTTCAGCACATCCAAAGAACTTGAGGGCAATAGTACAGTTCCATCTGTTACCTTTGAAGATATCCTTTCAGCAACAAATTTTTTCGCTGACTCCAACTTGCTAGGGCGGGGAGGCTTTGGCAAAGTGTACAAGGTAATATAATGTGGTGCATACAATAAATTCGATGGAAAGAACAGCAGCATAGTTTACCTTCAATTGTTGTCTGACTCCAGAAAACACCCTTACCAATATCGTTTAGTGTATGCCTTCCACGATGCAACTATCAAAACCGTTGCACACAATTAGCCTTCCCCTCCCTCACATTGCCGTGAAACCATCCGGCTTTGGATCACATGTCATCTACATGGACAAGTTGATGGCTTAGGCTCTTAGCATCTCTCATTCTTACAATTGTCATTTCTAACAATTGCTACATGTAAAAGTTGATGCCAAATTCGTGAAACATGTCCATGTTGATGTCACGAGCTCGAAAATTGCAGTGGTTTAGGATGAGTCTGTTATTTGCACTTTCATATTCAAGAGTGCAAACGAGACAATTTTGGAGTTAGAAACATTTTTTGGCTTAGAGTTAAAATAAGTTAAATGGACTTGTCGGTGTAAGGATAAGTATATGTAGGACCTGAAAAAATCTGCTCCCAATTTTTCTAATCGAAGAATATGTCCTAATATAGGGAACATTTGAAGGTGAAAATGTGGTGGCTGTCAAAAGGCTTAGCCAGAATTCTGGACAAGGTACAGTGGAGTTCAGGAATGAAGTAGTTTTAATTGCCAAACTGCAGCACAAAAACCTAGTCAGACTTCTTGGTTGCTGCATTCATGGGGATGAGAAGTTACTGATCTACGAATACCTACCTAACAAAAGCTTGGATTCCTATCTTTTCGGTATGTACTTTTTCTATCACACCTTACAAATTTCTTTACGTCAACCAAAATGATATTCATGATGACTAGTTTCATTTTCATATTGATCATGAAAGATGGTGCACGAAAATATGAGCTTGATTGGTTGACACGGTTCAAAATAATTAAAGGAATAGCAAGAGGCATTCTTTATCTCCATCAGGATTCAAGATTAACAATAATTCACAGAGATCTCAAAGCAAGCAACATCTTATTGGACAAAGAAATGACTCCGAAAATTTCAGATTTTGGCATGGCAAGAATATTTGGTGCTAACCAGAACCAAGCAAACACTAACCGGGTCGTTGGAACATAGTAAGAAATCCTTATAGCTTTAACACTTTTGTATATATGGCATGGTATAGTATATTTCATTTTATGCACTCCTTGCTTACTTGTTGTTGATTGTTTTAAACAGTGGTTATATGTCGCCTGAATATGCAATGCGAGGTGCCTTTTCTGTAAAATCAGATACTTATAGCTTCGGCGTTCTTCTACTGGAGATTGTAAGTGGCTTGAAGATCAGCTCACCTCAGCTCATAGCCAACTTTTCTAGCCTGATCACCTATGTAAGTATTGCATAATACACGAAACTATCAATCCCTCCCCTTCGCCCGGCATACCGTATGTTGACATGGTTCTAttgatcaggcgtggagattatgGGAAGATGAAAAGGCAACTGAACTGGTGGACTGTTCAGTTGTTGCAAGCTGCCCACTTCATGAAGTTCTACGGTGCATTCATGTGGGACTCTTGTGTGTTCAAGATCATCCCAATGATAGGCCACTAATGTCATCGGTTATGAATATGATCGAGAATGAAAACGCACTTCTTCCGACTCCAAAACAACCTATATATTTTGCTGAAAGTAACTATGAAGGTGCAGAAGCAAGAGAGAGCATGGAGAACTCCGTGAATGAAATGAGTATCACCACACTTGAGGGCCGTTAGATGTTGTATAACTTAGTGTGTGCAGATTTTAGTATAGCTGAACTTAACATTTCTTAGGTGGTTGTAATATTTGTGATTTTGTTGTATGAGAAACCTGTGAATAATAGCTGACGAGCCACCGCGGAGCCTGGTCGATACGCCCAACtgtattttctttttgttatCTCGTAACAGAACCCAACCATGTTGGAATGCCCCACTGAATATGATTATATCCTTCAAGCAAGTCTTGTAAAGTCTTGTAAAGTCTTGGACACTGTATATTTCTGAAGTTCTGAAGCAGTACAAAATATAGTAACTGTAATCATAATGAATTCCAGTACCCAACTGATTCATCAAAAAACTACACTGAAATACTATATGCCCCTGGGCTTCCACAGATCAAGTAAATAACCTAGCCAAATTAAGTTCAGCGGAGAGACCCAAATGCGTATTGCTAGGACTACCTTAGCTCAAGCGCCGGGACCATGAAGACCCTAGAGTGGTAAATCGCCTCGATGAACTTGGCTTCAACGGCTCAGTGAACCGGCCAACGCCACTGCACAGCAGGAACTGGCTCCGCGGCCGCTTCCTCCGAGCCGTGGCCGACGCAGCATGCGGCGATGCGCCGCACCGCCGTCCGCTCCTCTTCTTTCGTCGGCGCTTTCCACTTCTCTCTCTCCAAGGAATGGCAACTCTACGAGTCAGTAGGCCTTGGCCCATTACTTCCGGTTCTTAAAACAAATGCTTATACggatgtaagggcatctccaaccgcgcgacccaaacggacgcgctgggccgtctgttttgggccgtttgggtcgccggccggacacgcggacagcggcccgcgtccgcgtgtccgtttgggtcgcgcgctgcgcccaacgcgcggacgcatcgcataatccgaaaaacacgaaaacaaaagaaaaaaagcaaatttaaacgaaatttgataaaaacatatgccctattttgggcaaatttatacatagccctattttgggcaaataactaacaaaagaagcccctatatgggctttaaaatttatactaaatattaaaaaccctctattagggttaggtcggcggcgcggtggccgccggtgcgccgcctagcccctgtgggcgtcgtcggcgacgtcgtcgtcgtccaccccgggcggcgacgcgctgttgtggctggaccgcgccggggactccggccacggagaccacagaggcctcctcccacggcgagtgtgggtccggagccaccgaggccgcggcggcgcacggagcggcCGCCTCGCCCCGACGGCGCTGCCGCCTCTCCTgccgggcgcggcgcccggcctctcgcgcgccgccgctgctccgcgcggcgcctgtcctcctcccgccgcagctccggcggcggtcctcgtcggcgcggcgcccggcctcctcccgccgcgccgcctcctcctcctcccgtcgcgctcgGCGGGCACCGGCGTGGAGCTCCCAGCCCtcgcctcctcgacctcccgccgggccgcctcctccatctcggaggtgcgaatggccgcatggaggtgcggccatttcgcctcctcctccgccgccgagatcatgagggcggcgcggaggtccgggtcctcctccgaggactccggctcggctcgaggaggagaggcggcggttgcggcaatgccgcaccgccgcgggcggcctctccgatgtggaggccgcgctGGTTTCCTCCCGATGGCCGcaacgccggcggacgacggcggctggctcgctcgcctcgtcgtcgttcgctccgggagcgaaccgtcgctcgggggccatggcggcggttttgcttggggagtggagtggggactggagtggagggccagatcccctccagtcctcatttaatagtctccccggtcaccgagcgagtgggcccaagggagacgaggcgatcagccgcgcggacgcgagcggacggcgcgtgcgcatccgcggccacgcaaacctagcccagatttgggccgggtttgcgtcgttccggacgccgcggccgtccgcttttgcggtgcgtccccgcgctgggccgcgtttttgtccggctcgacccaaacggacgcgtgggcgcggtttgggtcgcgcggttggagatgccctaaagcccAAGTTTGCCAAGGAAAGGAAGCCCCATATTGAGCTCTCATTACCCATTCGGTTCGTGCCCTCTAAAAAAAACTTtggctggacggattcctcgaccAAATCCGCCGATACCTCGATCTCGTCGAGCAATCCGGGCGCGAATGGAGGAGCTACGGCGTCGCTCCGGGTTCCAATCGACCATGCCGTCCGTGGTAGTCTGCAGCGGCATGCGCTTCTCGCGGTGGACACTGCCGtgtccggcggcggcagcggccgcgGCATCGTCGGCAGGGGATTTGTTACTTTCGTACGCATGGAGGACGCCGTGAAACTCAATCAGTCGGCCACTATTCTAGGACAAGCGGCGCGTCGGTTCCGCGAGGTTTCCTCTGTCGCACTCTCCAATCTGAATGCCTAGCAATGCTTCTCTCTTTTTCCTTGCGCGTGCAGCAATGTTGGAGACTCTGTAGTCAATCCTCTCATGCTTGGTCTAAGTGATTAAGTCAATGCTGTCTCTATCCACTCTTATTACTCTTCCATTATTGATAGTATCTGCAATTTCGATTCCACGTTCACTCCCTGCAGACGAAAGATGAAGACGGCCTTACGGGTCAAGTCTTGCATTACCCTTTTCATTCTCCCTGTTTCTTGATTTCATTCTGCAAATCTTTTGTAGCAACAGTTTTTCTTTGCGTGTGTGTGTACATAGCACATATACTGGCCAATGGCTGCTATACATGTTCTACCAAGTCCATAATGATGACTTCATCCATTATATTAGTCTCAGAACTCTGGATCATCAGTTTTCTGTTGTCTCCCTGAACTACGAGTCAGTTCTCTGCAGACCAATTCTTCCAAACAACCATGCCACCCACTTTGCTATATCCTAGCAGGAAAACGAAGAAAACGGCCTTAATTCCTGTTTTCGTTTCCATCTTCCTGTTTCTGAGTTCATTCTGCAAACCTGATGACCAGCTCACACATGCAAAGCCACTCACCCGAGGCGACATACTCATCTCCAAAGGTGGGGACTTTGCTCTCGGCTTCTTTTCCCCCATCAGCTCCAACAACAGCTTTTACCTTGGGATATGGTACCACAACCTCACCGGACCACGCACCGTCGTGTGGACCGCCAACCGAGACAACCCAATCACCACACCCTCATCTCCGATTCTCACCATTACAAATAGTTTTGACCTGGTGTTGTCAGACTCTGAAGGCCGCAATATTTGGATGACAACAAGCAATATCACTGCTGGTTCggttggaggtggagatggagctgGAGCTTATGCAGTGCTACTCAACTCAGGGAACTTTGTTCTCCGGTCGCCGAATGGCGTGGACATATGGCAGAGCTTTGATCACCCAACTGACACACTACTTCCAACCATGAGATTTTTGGTGAGCTACAAGGCAAAAGTTGTTGGGCGCCTTGTTGCTTGGAAGGGCCAGGATGACCCGTCCTCTGGAGACTTCTCATGCAGCGGCGGCCCTAGCTCACCGACCCTTCAGAGTTTGATTTTGCATGGCACCGTGCCATATTACCGCAGCAACGTCTTGAACGGGGTGTCGGTGTCCGGTGGCACATATCTAAGCAATGCCAGCTCCATTGTGTATGAAATGGCCATCAACGTCGGGGATGAATTCTACTACATGTTCACTGTCTCTGATGGCTTACCGGCTACGCGTTTGATGCTTGACTACACGGGCACACTGAGGTCTCTAAGCTGGAACTACCAATCATCGTCATGGAAAGTCATTTCTGAGAGTCCCAAAGCTTCTTGCGACATCTATGGCTGGTGTGGTTCGTTCAGCTACTGCGACCTCACTGATACCGTCCCAACATGCAAGTGCCTCGATGGATTTGAGCCTGACAATCTTAACTTTTCAAGTTGTCGGAGAACACAAGAACTGAAATGCGGCCAGCAAAGTAAGTTTGTGACCTTGCCTGGGATGAAGGTCCCTGATAAGTTCTTGCATATAAAGAACAGAAGTTTCGATGAGTGCATGGCCGAATGTAGCAGAAACTGCTCATGTACGGCATATGCTTACGCCAACTTGAGCAGTGCCGGTGCAGAAGCTGACCCAACAAGATGCTTGATTTGGATAGGGAATCTGATCGACACGGGGAAGTCCGTTAACTATGGCGAGAACCTATACCTTCGCCTTGCAGAGTCTACTGGTATGCACTATCCCATTCTACCTTTTTGTCCATAATGTGACATGAAGCTGCATTTgtggaaaaaaaaattatgcttaAGTAGCATGCACATCAACTTATTAAAATCAATATTTCCTTTACCACTTTGGGCATATGACATCACAATTTCTCATAATGCAAACTCCGTAGAAACTAtgtttgaaatttttgaaaagcTCCCAAAAGTATGGTATGTTAGAAAGGTGATGTTCCATGAACATGTGAAAGTTGAAATTCAAACTTATAATAATATTCTAAGAGGTAAGGAAAAAAGTCGCGCATGAACAGCGATGTTGTAATGTTTCTTACTATTCGTTGTTGGGTTTGTTTTTCATACCTCCAAACTAAATTTTGTTTAATATTGAAATTTTACATGTTGATAGAGCATCACCTCATCATGATAGCTGAAGTTATATTAGTCACAGTAACTAGTATATCTGATTAATTTGCACGTCACCTTCA includes these proteins:
- the LOC124670573 gene encoding G-type lectin S-receptor-like serine/threonine-protein kinase B120 isoform X4, whose translation is MAMRYIPIFILLFLSSSCKSDDQLTHTKPLTLGDTLISNGGGFALGFFSPSSSNTSLYLGIWYHNIPGPITIVWVANRDNPILAPSSPVLAITNSSDLVLSDSQGRTPWAVKKNSTGAGATAVLLDEGNLVLRLPNGKITWQSFDHPTDTVLPKMRFLVSYKAKVAMRLVAWKGPDDPSSGDFSCSGDPSSPDLQFVTWNKTEPYCRLTVRSGKSVSGGTYLTNTSSVLYQTSVNSGDEFYVTYTISDNSTLMRLMIDYTGKLKYLSWNRHTSSWAIFGEHPYVPCELYASCGPFSYCDFTQITPACQCLDGFEPDDGVNFFSKGCYRQEALKCGKQSHFAPLSGMKVPDNFFHIRNRSLDECAAECSRNCSCTAYAYSDLSSAGAMADPSRCLVWSGELIDAGKSTSGENMYIRLANSPVNKKPTTEQILLPIIAFLLLLACIALVGIYKYKGKWRKKKNQKKLMLGYFSTSKELEGNSTVPSVTFEDILSATNFFADSNLLGRGGFGKVYKGTFEGENVVAVKRLSQNSGQGTVEFRNEVVLIAKLQHKNLVRLLGCCIHGDEKLLIYEYLPNKSLDSYLFDGARKYELDWLTRFKIIKGIARGILYLHQDSRLTIIHRDLKASNILLDKEMTPKISDFGMARIFGANQNQANTNRVVGTYGYMSPEYAMRGAFSVKSDTYSFGVLLLEIVSGLKISSPQLIANFSSLITYAWRLWEDEKATELVDCSVVASCPLHEVLRCIHVGLLCVQDHPNDRPLMSSVMNMIENENALLPTPKQPIYFAESNYEGAEARESMENSVNEMSITTLEGR
- the LOC124670573 gene encoding G-type lectin S-receptor-like serine/threonine-protein kinase B120 isoform X6, which codes for MAMRYIPIFILLFLSSSCKSDDQLTHTKPLTLGDTLISNGGGFALGFFSPSSSNTSLYLGIWYHNIPGPITIVWVANRDNPILAPSSPVLAITNSSDLVLSDSQGRTPWAVKKNSTGAGATAVLLDEGNLVLRLPNGKITWQSFDHPTDTVLPKMRFLVSYKAKVAMRLVAWKGPDDPSSGDFSCSGDPSSPDLQFVTWNKTEPYCRLTVRSGKSVSGGTYLTNTSSVLYQTSVNSGDEFYVTYTISDNSTLMRLMIDYTGKLKYLSWNRHTSSWAIFGEHPYVPCELYASCGPFSYCDFTQITPACQCLDGFEPDDGVNFFSKGCYRQEALKCGKQSHFAPLSGMKVPDNFFHIRNRSLDECAAECSRNCSCTAYAYSDLSSAGAMADPSRCLVWSGELIDAGKSTSGENMYIRLANSPAVNKKPTTEQILLPIIAFLLLLACIALVGIYKYKAGKWRKKKNQKKLMLGYFSTSKELEGNSTVPSVTFEDILSATNFFADSNLLGRGGFGKVYKGTFEGENVVAVKRLSQNSGQGTVEFRNEVVLIAKLQHKNLVRLLGCCIHGDEKLLIYEYLPNKSLDSYLFDFGMARIFGANQNQANTNRVVGTYGYMSPEYAMRGAFSVKSDTYSFGVLLLEIVSGLKISSPQLIANFSSLITYAWRLWEDEKATELVDCSVVASCPLHEVLRCIHVGLLCVQDHPNDRPLMSSVMNMIENENALLPTPKQPIYFAESNYEGAEARESMENSVNEMSITTLEGR